A single window of Gossypium arboreum isolate Shixiya-1 chromosome 13, ASM2569848v2, whole genome shotgun sequence DNA harbors:
- the LOC108450710 gene encoding organelle RRM domain-containing protein 1, chloroplastic-like isoform X1, giving the protein MACLNARRSLSTLLSRALTSSSSFPSRSRLTVALLNSTPVFIPEATKILTRTKTSGSGYSPLNDPSPNWSNPPAAVDYEHWLIILEFSQRPKPLEEEMIDAYVKTLASVVGSEEEAKKRIYSVCTTRYTGFRAFFPGPFIYDVIGLPHVRWVLPAEFIGGRDYYFGGDLFVDGKVLRRPQLNPRVGVSNSSHRVGGRGDDDLWVITFRFPKDQEPSLQEQIDLYVKTLASVVGRLLIPSNLGISGNLRNGFYFSFLFVVKRKRKREYAVSSPTSWYAGFRAFISEEMAHELSGLPLVEGFYRDSEVQHRNEDICGGHLLVDGEVVLRPTLSKMQPPKVGHLVGLIDFLQDQILDVISDRNLSDETVFDSISEADMMRRMTAF; this is encoded by the exons ATGGCTTGCCTCAACGCCCGAAGATCTCTATCAACCCTTTTAAGCCGCGCCCtcacttcttcttcttcctttccttCCCGTTCTCGCCTCACAGTTGCTCTCCTCAACTCAACCCCAGTTTTTATCCCCGAAGCAACCAAAATCCTGACCCGAACCAAGACATCTGGGTCCGGCTACTCGCCTTTGAACGACCCATCTCCTAACTGGAGTAACCCACCAGCAGCCGTTGATTATGAACATTGGCTTATCATTCTGGAATTCTCACAACGCCCAAAACCTTTGGAAGAAGAAATGATCGATGCCTATGTTAAAACCCTCGCTTCTGTAGTCGGCag TGAAGAGGAAGCGAAAAAGAGAATATACTCTGTTTGTACAACGAGGTACACTGGGTTTCGTGCTTTTTTCCCAGGGCCTTTTATTTATGACGTTATAG GGTTACCTCATGTACGGTGGGTGTTACCAGCTGAGTTTATCGGTGGCCGAGATTATTATTTTGGAG GGGATTTGTTTGTTGATGGGAAAGTCCTTCGTAGACCGCAATTGAATCCAAGGGTTGGCGTTTCAAATAGCAGCCACAGAGTTGGAGGACGTGGTGATGATGATCTTTGGGTTATCACTTTCAGATTCCCGAAAGACCAAGAACCTTCCTTACAGGAACAGATCGATCTCTATGTTAAAACCCTCGCTTCTGTTGTTGGCAGGTTGTTAATTCCTTCAAATTTGGGCATTTCCGGGAATTTGAGAAAtgggttttatttttcttttttgtttgtaGTGAAGAGGAAGCGAAAAAGAGAATACGCTGTTTCTAGTCCAACATCGTGGTATGCTGGGTTTCGTGCTTTTATTTCTGAGGAGATGGCTCATGAACTTTCAG GGTTACCCCTTGTAGAAGGCTTTTATCGGGATTCAGAGGTCCAACATCGGAACGAAGATATTTGTGGAG GGCATTTGCTTGTTGATGGGGAAGTCGTTCTTAGACCAACCTTATCGAAAATGCAACCACCAAAGGTGGGGCACCTTGTGGGATTAATAGATTTCTTGCAGGACCAGATACTTGACGTTATTTCTGATCGGAATTTATCGGACGAAACCGTATTCGACAGTATTAGTGAAGCTGATATGATGCGGAGGATGACCGCTTTTTGA
- the LOC108450710 gene encoding multiple organellar RNA editing factor 3, mitochondrial-like isoform X2: MACLNARRSLSTLLSRALTSSSSFPSRSRLTVALLNSTPVFIPEATKILTRTKTSGSGYSPLNDPSPNWSNPPAAVDYEHWLIILEFSQRPKPLEEEMIDAYVKTLASVVGSEEEAKKRIYSVCTTRYTGFRAFFPGPFIYDVIGLPHVRWVLPAEFIGGRDYYFGGDLFVDGKVLRRPQLNPRVGVSNSSHRVGGRGDDDLWVITFRFPKDQEPSLQEQIDLYVKTLASVVGRLLIPSNLGISGNLRNGFYFSFLFVVKRKRKREYAVSSPTSWYAGFRAFISEEMAHELSGLPLVEGFYRDSEVQHRNEDICGGPDT, encoded by the exons ATGGCTTGCCTCAACGCCCGAAGATCTCTATCAACCCTTTTAAGCCGCGCCCtcacttcttcttcttcctttccttCCCGTTCTCGCCTCACAGTTGCTCTCCTCAACTCAACCCCAGTTTTTATCCCCGAAGCAACCAAAATCCTGACCCGAACCAAGACATCTGGGTCCGGCTACTCGCCTTTGAACGACCCATCTCCTAACTGGAGTAACCCACCAGCAGCCGTTGATTATGAACATTGGCTTATCATTCTGGAATTCTCACAACGCCCAAAACCTTTGGAAGAAGAAATGATCGATGCCTATGTTAAAACCCTCGCTTCTGTAGTCGGCag TGAAGAGGAAGCGAAAAAGAGAATATACTCTGTTTGTACAACGAGGTACACTGGGTTTCGTGCTTTTTTCCCAGGGCCTTTTATTTATGACGTTATAG GGTTACCTCATGTACGGTGGGTGTTACCAGCTGAGTTTATCGGTGGCCGAGATTATTATTTTGGAG GGGATTTGTTTGTTGATGGGAAAGTCCTTCGTAGACCGCAATTGAATCCAAGGGTTGGCGTTTCAAATAGCAGCCACAGAGTTGGAGGACGTGGTGATGATGATCTTTGGGTTATCACTTTCAGATTCCCGAAAGACCAAGAACCTTCCTTACAGGAACAGATCGATCTCTATGTTAAAACCCTCGCTTCTGTTGTTGGCAGGTTGTTAATTCCTTCAAATTTGGGCATTTCCGGGAATTTGAGAAAtgggttttatttttcttttttgtttgtaGTGAAGAGGAAGCGAAAAAGAGAATACGCTGTTTCTAGTCCAACATCGTGGTATGCTGGGTTTCGTGCTTTTATTTCTGAGGAGATGGCTCATGAACTTTCAG GGTTACCCCTTGTAGAAGGCTTTTATCGGGATTCAGAGGTCCAACATCGGAACGAAGATATTTGTGGAG GACCAGATACTTGA